The genomic segment TAACCTTTCAAATCTTAAAGTTGGATTTGCAAAAATTGATAAAATGATAAAATTGTCGAAGTTTTCTTTAAACATATTAACTTCATGTGGGCTTCTTATTCCTTCAACAATAATCTTGTTTTCAATTCCTTCTTCTTGAAGTTTCTTGATTTTTTTAATTGTTAGTTCAGAAACAATGTATTGTCCAAATTCTGCTCTTAAATTTTGAGCAGTATCTTTTGTACTTTCTCCTCTTTTTTTAGCTTCTTCACGTATGATGTCTCCCATACTTACAATCATCGCTCCTCTTTCAATTGCAATATCTGAAACTAAACTTTTTCCAGAACCAGGTAAACCGGATATTCCCATTACTTGCATTATTTTCACTCTTTTACTTTAATTTGTCCTAAGGATTCTTTTAAATTTTCTTCATTGTCAAATTCATTAACAAGTTCAACCAATACTTTTTTGTCTTGTGTTTTTAAATCATCAGCTATTTTTGTCATGAATGGTATTGCACGAACAATATTGTCCATAATAGAAACGTCAGACATTTTTGATGTTCTGGAAAGTGGATTTAAATCAATTGTAATAATATTTTTTCCACCTTTTTTCAATATTTCTGCCCTGTCACCATCTTCAAGAGGAATTAAAATTGTATCAGCGGTATAAATTCCGCTTTTACTTGCGCTTGCTCTATTATTTTCAATATCATTGATGTATTCGATATCATCATCAAGACCACCAAGTATATTCTTATATCCGTGATCTTTGTATAATTGTGTAATGATTTTGACTCTGCTGTCAGTTCTGTAGAATAAATTAATTTCAATTTTAGCATTAATAGCATTTGCAAACTCAATTATTTCATCAATAGCAAGTGCAGTTGCATTTCCATTAACAGAAATAACAGGATTTTTTGATAAAAGTAATGCTGCAACTGCAACATACATTGCTCTTTTTGCAGGGTATGTTGTCTTTTCACCAATTAAATAGTCAAAAGCTTCTCCTCTACCATGTGCAATTAATGCTGAATCTGCTAGATAACCTTCTTTTGATGCTTTAACCATTTTATCTCTTAAGAGTAATGATTCGTATCGAGGGTGTGATTTTGGTATCATATTTTAAATCTCCTTATTTTAAATCAATAGTCATTTGAGCTAAATATCCTAAAAATGTTGTAATTAATAATGTAATTGCTATCATTGAGAAAACGTGAAGAGGATAGTCTCCAATGATATATATTGTCTCTGGAATGAATGTAGAGAA from the Methanobrevibacter sp. genome contains:
- a CDS encoding phosphopantothenate/pantothenate synthetase, with amino-acid sequence MIPKSHPRYESLLLRDKMVKASKEGYLADSALIAHGRGEAFDYLIGEKTTYPAKRAMYVAVAALLLSKNPVISVNGNATALAIDEIIEFANAINAKIEINLFYRTDSRVKIITQLYKDHGYKNILGGLDDDIEYINDIENNRASASKSGIYTADTILIPLEDGDRAEILKKGGKNIITIDLNPLSRTSKMSDVSIMDNIVRAIPFMTKIADDLKTQDKKVLVELVNEFDNEENLKESLGQIKVKE
- a CDS encoding nucleoside monophosphate kinase; the encoded protein is MQVMGISGLPGSGKSLVSDIAIERGAMIVSMGDIIREEAKKRGESTKDTAQNLRAEFGQYIVSELTIKKIKKLQEEGIENKIIVEGIRSPHEVNMFKENFDNFIILSIFANPTLRFERLKNRMREDDSTDYNEFKARDQMELDFGIGDVISLSDKIIINESDLESYTAKINKFLDEIEL